A DNA window from Thermococcus sp. 4557 contains the following coding sequences:
- the purL gene encoding phosphoribosylformylglycinamidine synthase subunit PurL — protein MFPHEEKLIRERLGREPNELEWAMLEVMWSEHASYKSSRPWLKLLPTENEHVILGPGEDAGIVKFDDETWVVVGIESHNHPSAVEPYGGAATGVGGIVRDILCMGARPIALLDPIRFGPLEKERNRYLFEYVVKGISDYGNRIGVPTVGGETEFDESLDSYTLVNVACVGIMRPEHLVHSYVTEAGLKLILVGNRTGRDGIHGVTFASEELGENAEEEDRSAVQIPDPFTEKLLIEATLEAVYTGKVKALKDLGGGGLTCAASEMAGKKGFGAVIHADRVPLREPGMTPTEVMISESQERMLFAVDETDVDFLGAIFEKYGLEWTVVGEVIEEPRFVIYWRGEKVADLPVELLADVPTIEWELKPYSIEKPAETPDVSFGDALDLVWSSPNVVSKRWIWQQYDHEVQGRTVLKPGADSAVLKLSEEYGLVFVADGNPSHSYLNPYHGAMGAVAEVVRNLVSVGAEPLALVDNLNFASPERPEVYWSFAETVRGLADAAKAFGLAYVSGNVSFYNEVVDRPIKPTPVVAGLGKVKLEEIPEMGLSGGLLIGVVGITKAELGGSELFARLGVEGGFAPRVNLDEEKANAEGILGAVRKGLVRAVHDVSRGGIAVALGEMAITGKTGFAVDLSKVPSETSNPVETAFSESHGRYIVTFPEENLDELKALFKHFAVIGKAGGSDAVFYWSGKELLRRPLKEVRATHESLPKLLGEEE, from the coding sequence ATGTTTCCGCACGAGGAAAAGCTCATCCGTGAAAGGCTCGGCAGGGAGCCGAATGAACTTGAGTGGGCGATGCTCGAGGTCATGTGGAGCGAGCACGCTTCCTACAAGTCGAGCAGACCGTGGCTCAAGCTCCTGCCGACTGAGAACGAGCACGTGATTTTGGGCCCCGGCGAGGACGCCGGGATAGTGAAGTTCGACGACGAAACGTGGGTAGTCGTTGGAATCGAGAGCCACAACCACCCCAGTGCGGTTGAGCCCTATGGGGGAGCGGCCACGGGAGTCGGTGGAATCGTCAGGGACATACTCTGCATGGGTGCGAGGCCGATTGCCCTGCTCGACCCCATACGCTTCGGCCCGCTGGAGAAGGAGAGAAACCGATACCTCTTCGAGTACGTGGTTAAGGGGATATCCGACTACGGCAACAGGATAGGCGTTCCTACCGTGGGAGGCGAGACGGAGTTCGATGAGAGCTTGGACAGCTACACGCTCGTTAACGTCGCCTGCGTCGGGATAATGAGGCCGGAACATCTCGTCCACAGCTACGTGACCGAGGCAGGACTCAAGCTCATACTCGTCGGCAACAGGACCGGCAGGGACGGCATCCACGGAGTCACCTTCGCGAGCGAGGAACTCGGAGAGAACGCGGAGGAGGAAGACCGCTCCGCCGTCCAGATCCCCGACCCCTTCACCGAGAAGCTGCTGATTGAGGCCACACTTGAGGCTGTCTACACGGGCAAAGTAAAGGCCCTCAAAGACTTGGGTGGCGGCGGTTTGACCTGCGCCGCATCTGAGATGGCCGGAAAGAAGGGCTTCGGCGCGGTTATTCATGCCGACAGGGTTCCGCTCCGCGAGCCGGGAATGACGCCAACCGAGGTCATGATTTCCGAGAGCCAGGAGAGGATGCTCTTCGCGGTCGACGAAACCGATGTTGACTTCCTCGGGGCAATCTTCGAGAAGTACGGCCTCGAGTGGACGGTTGTCGGGGAGGTCATCGAGGAGCCGCGCTTTGTGATATACTGGAGGGGCGAAAAGGTCGCGGACCTTCCGGTGGAGCTCCTGGCGGACGTTCCCACGATAGAATGGGAGCTGAAACCTTACAGCATCGAAAAACCTGCTGAGACACCGGACGTTTCTTTTGGAGATGCTCTCGATCTCGTCTGGAGCAGTCCGAACGTCGTAAGCAAGCGCTGGATTTGGCAGCAGTACGACCACGAGGTTCAGGGGAGGACGGTCCTCAAGCCCGGAGCGGATTCTGCCGTGCTCAAGCTCAGCGAGGAATACGGCTTAGTTTTCGTGGCCGACGGAAACCCCAGCCACAGCTACCTCAACCCCTACCACGGCGCGATGGGGGCCGTCGCCGAGGTCGTCAGGAACCTTGTCAGCGTTGGGGCTGAACCATTGGCTCTGGTGGACAACCTCAACTTCGCATCGCCCGAGAGACCGGAGGTTTACTGGAGTTTCGCCGAGACCGTTAGGGGATTGGCCGATGCGGCCAAAGCCTTCGGTTTAGCGTACGTCAGCGGCAACGTCAGCTTCTACAACGAGGTCGTTGATAGGCCAATAAAGCCGACCCCCGTCGTTGCCGGCCTCGGAAAGGTAAAGCTCGAGGAAATCCCGGAGATGGGACTGAGCGGCGGACTGCTCATAGGTGTCGTCGGGATAACGAAGGCGGAACTCGGCGGCTCGGAGTTGTTTGCGAGACTCGGCGTCGAAGGCGGCTTTGCTCCGCGCGTGAACCTCGACGAGGAGAAGGCCAACGCCGAGGGAATCCTGGGGGCTGTACGAAAAGGCCTTGTCAGAGCGGTTCACGACGTTAGCAGGGGTGGAATAGCGGTAGCTCTGGGGGAGATGGCCATCACTGGAAAGACGGGCTTCGCGGTTGACCTTTCAAAGGTCCCCTCCGAAACATCGAACCCGGTGGAAACAGCTTTCAGCGAGAGCCACGGGCGCTACATAGTTACCTTCCCCGAGGAGAACCTTGACGAGCTTAAAGCACTCTTCAAACACTTCGCGGTCATCGGAAAGGCGGGGGGAAGTGATGCGGTCTTCTACTGGAGCGGAAAGGAACTCCTGAGAAGACCTCTCAAAGAGGTTAGAGCAACCCACGAGTCCCTGCCAAAGCTCTTGGGTGAGGAGGAATGA
- the purQ gene encoding phosphoribosylformylglycinamidine synthase I has translation MVRFAVIVFPGTNCDFETERAIRKAGGEAERVWYKASLKDFDGVILPGGFSYADYLRAGAIAARQEIMEEVKEFAREGRPVLGICNGFQVLTEAGLLPGALRPNRIPRFLCRWVHLRVNDVETPFTFLYELGEVIRMPIAHAEGNYYVDDPSKVRIVFQYSDEKGNVSGEANPNGSVLNIAAIANEGGNVLGTMPHPERASDRFLGSEDGLRLFRSMVEWARR, from the coding sequence ATGGTCCGCTTCGCCGTGATCGTATTCCCCGGAACGAACTGCGACTTCGAGACGGAGAGGGCCATACGGAAGGCCGGAGGAGAAGCGGAGCGCGTCTGGTACAAAGCCAGCCTCAAGGACTTCGACGGGGTTATCCTGCCTGGTGGCTTCAGCTACGCCGATTATCTTCGCGCCGGGGCGATAGCCGCCCGTCAGGAGATAATGGAGGAGGTCAAGGAGTTCGCCCGCGAGGGAAGGCCCGTCCTCGGGATATGCAATGGCTTTCAGGTTCTGACGGAGGCGGGTCTCCTTCCGGGAGCACTGAGGCCGAACAGAATTCCGCGCTTCCTCTGCAGGTGGGTTCACCTTCGCGTTAACGACGTTGAAACGCCGTTCACTTTCCTCTACGAGCTGGGGGAGGTCATAAGGATGCCGATAGCCCATGCGGAGGGCAACTACTACGTTGACGACCCATCGAAGGTCAGAATCGTCTTCCAGTACAGCGACGAAAAAGGAAACGTGAGCGGAGAAGCCAACCCCAACGGCTCGGTTCTGAACATAGCGGCGATAGCCAACGAGGGGGGCAACGTCCTCGGAACCATGCCCCATCCGGAGCGTGCGAGCGACCGCTTTTTGGGCAGTGAAGACGGCCTGAGGCTCTTCAGGAGCATGGTGGAGTGGGCGAGGAGATAG
- the purS gene encoding phosphoribosylformylglycinamidine synthase subunit PurS — protein sequence MRWRVTVIVRLREGLNDPEGRVIGNALRNLGYAVENLRVPKYFEFELESEKPEEEVEEMCRKLLANPLIHDYEYSIEPVN from the coding sequence ATGAGGTGGAGAGTTACCGTCATCGTTCGCCTTAGGGAAGGACTGAACGACCCCGAGGGAAGGGTCATAGGAAACGCCCTCAGGAACCTCGGCTACGCGGTGGAGAACCTGCGCGTTCCCAAGTACTTTGAGTTTGAGCTGGAGAGCGAGAAACCTGAGGAAGAGGTCGAGGAGATGTGCAGGAAACTCCTCGCTAACCCGCTCATCCACGACTACGAGTACAGCATAGAGCCGGTGAACTGA
- a CDS encoding formate--phosphoribosylaminoimidazolecarboxamide ligase, whose translation MRIATYASHSALQILKGAKEEGFETVAFGNPRVKPLYTKYFPVADRFIEGTYPEEQLLELNAVVIPTGSFVAHLGIELVEKMRVPYYGNKEVLKWESDRTLERRWLERAKLRLPRVYEDPDDIDGPVIVKPHGAKGGKGYFLAKSPEDFWRKAERLGVRDKEELSAIQIQEYVLGVPVYPHYFYSKLNRELELMSIDRRYESTVDAIGRIPAEEQLDLGLGTNYTVVGNIPLVLRESLLMDVIEAGERVVEAAEKLMGGLWGPFCLEGVFTEELEFVVFEISARIVAGTNPFVHGSPYSWLRYDYPVSTGRRIAMELRQAENEGRLNEILT comes from the coding sequence ATGAGAATAGCGACCTACGCCTCCCACTCGGCCCTTCAGATTTTGAAGGGGGCAAAGGAGGAAGGCTTTGAGACGGTAGCCTTTGGGAACCCCCGCGTTAAGCCCCTCTACACGAAGTACTTCCCGGTGGCGGACCGTTTCATCGAGGGAACTTATCCGGAGGAGCAGCTGCTTGAGTTGAACGCCGTCGTTATACCCACGGGTTCCTTTGTGGCCCATCTCGGAATCGAGTTGGTCGAGAAGATGCGCGTTCCATACTACGGCAACAAAGAAGTCCTGAAGTGGGAGAGCGACAGAACGCTTGAGCGAAGGTGGCTTGAGAGGGCTAAACTCCGCCTCCCAAGGGTTTACGAGGATCCAGACGACATAGACGGGCCTGTCATAGTCAAGCCTCACGGTGCCAAGGGCGGGAAGGGCTACTTTTTGGCTAAGAGCCCCGAGGACTTCTGGAGAAAGGCGGAGAGGCTTGGCGTTAGGGACAAGGAAGAGCTGAGCGCAATCCAGATCCAGGAGTACGTCCTCGGCGTTCCGGTTTACCCTCACTACTTCTACTCAAAGCTCAACCGCGAGCTGGAGCTGATGAGCATAGACAGGCGTTACGAGTCCACCGTCGATGCGATAGGCAGGATTCCTGCGGAGGAACAGCTTGACCTCGGGCTCGGCACCAACTACACGGTGGTAGGTAACATCCCCCTCGTCCTGAGGGAGAGCCTGCTGATGGACGTCATCGAGGCAGGAGAACGGGTTGTGGAAGCCGCGGAGAAGCTCATGGGTGGCCTCTGGGGCCCCTTCTGCCTTGAGGGTGTCTTCACCGAGGAGCTTGAGTTCGTCGTCTTCGAAATCTCAGCGAGGATAGTCGCCGGGACGAACCCCTTCGTCCACGGCTCTCCCTACAGCTGGCTCCGCTACGACTACCCGGTCAGCACCGGAAGGAGGATAGCGATGGAGCTGAGGCAGGCCGAGAACGAGGGAAGGCTCAACGAAATTTTGACGTGA
- the purC gene encoding phosphoribosylaminoimidazolesuccinocarboxamide synthase translates to MQVYEGKAKKVIPLDDGKVIMEFKDDATAFDGKKKAQFKGKGWLNAQISAVLFKVLEEKGVKTHFIGVAGDNRLIVERLRMYPLEVVVRNVVAGSLKKRLPIEEGRELPEPIVELYYKDDSLGDPMINHHHAKVLGISEGEIKEMERIALKVNEILKEYFAERGIILVDFKLEFGKNERGEIILGDEISPDTCRFWDAKTKKSLDKDVFRFDKGDLINAYEELYHRLTGEA, encoded by the coding sequence ATGCAGGTTTACGAAGGTAAGGCCAAGAAGGTTATCCCTCTCGACGATGGAAAGGTCATCATGGAGTTTAAGGACGATGCAACGGCCTTTGATGGCAAGAAGAAGGCCCAGTTCAAGGGCAAAGGCTGGCTCAATGCTCAGATTAGCGCGGTTCTCTTCAAGGTTCTCGAGGAGAAAGGTGTTAAGACGCACTTCATCGGCGTCGCCGGAGACAACAGGCTCATCGTTGAGAGGCTCAGGATGTATCCGCTTGAGGTCGTGGTTAGGAACGTCGTTGCCGGTAGCCTGAAGAAGCGCCTTCCCATTGAGGAAGGAAGGGAACTGCCGGAGCCAATAGTCGAACTCTATTATAAAGACGACAGCCTCGGTGATCCTATGATAAACCACCACCACGCAAAGGTTCTCGGGATAAGCGAGGGCGAGATAAAGGAGATGGAGCGCATAGCCCTTAAAGTAAACGAGATTCTCAAGGAGTACTTTGCCGAGCGCGGGATAATCCTAGTCGACTTCAAGCTGGAGTTTGGAAAGAACGAAAGGGGCGAGATTATCCTCGGTGACGAGATAAGCCCAGACACCTGCCGCTTCTGGGACGCTAAGACGAAGAAGAGCCTCGACAAGGACGTCTTCAGGTTTGATAAAGGTGACCTGATAAACGCCTACGAGGAGCTCTACCACCGTCTCACTGGGGAGGCTTGA
- a CDS encoding formate--phosphoribosylaminoimidazolecarboxamide ligase family protein — protein MISREEILSVLESYDPEKITVGVIGSHSALDIADGAKEEGLPVLVVAQRGRHRTYAEYFELRKTRDGLSKGFIDEVMVLEKFAQIIDVQEELVKRNVIFVPNRSFVVYTGIEGVENDFRVPLFGSRNLLRSEERSEEKSYYWLLEKAGLPYPEPVKPEEIDEVGLVIVKLPHAKKRLERGFFTAASYKEFREKAEKLIKLGVITEEDLARARIERYIIGPVFNFDFFYSPIDEEIELLGIDWRFETSLDGHVRLPASQQLTLPEHQFEPEYTVTGHASSTLRESLLEKVFDMAERYVKATQDYYSPGIIGPFTLQTAVDKDLNFYIYDVAPRTGGGTNIHMAMGHPYGNALWRKPMSTGRRVALEIKRALELDELEKVVT, from the coding sequence ATGATAAGCCGTGAGGAGATTTTGAGCGTTCTTGAAAGCTACGATCCGGAGAAAATCACCGTTGGAGTTATTGGAAGCCACTCCGCTCTGGACATAGCCGACGGTGCGAAGGAGGAAGGCCTTCCGGTTCTCGTCGTCGCCCAGAGGGGCAGACACAGGACCTACGCCGAGTACTTCGAGCTTCGGAAGACGAGGGACGGTCTGAGCAAGGGCTTCATTGACGAGGTTATGGTCCTTGAGAAGTTTGCTCAGATCATTGATGTCCAGGAGGAGCTGGTAAAGAGGAACGTTATCTTCGTGCCGAACCGCTCCTTCGTGGTCTACACCGGCATTGAGGGGGTTGAGAACGATTTCCGCGTCCCGCTCTTCGGCAGCAGGAACTTACTCAGAAGCGAGGAGAGGAGCGAGGAGAAGAGCTACTACTGGCTCCTTGAGAAGGCGGGGCTTCCCTATCCGGAGCCCGTTAAGCCAGAGGAGATTGATGAAGTCGGCCTCGTCATCGTCAAGCTCCCGCACGCGAAGAAGAGGCTTGAGCGCGGCTTCTTCACCGCTGCAAGCTACAAGGAGTTCCGCGAGAAGGCTGAGAAGCTCATCAAGCTCGGCGTGATCACCGAGGAAGACCTCGCCAGGGCCAGAATTGAGCGCTACATCATCGGCCCGGTGTTCAACTTCGACTTCTTCTACTCGCCGATAGACGAGGAGATAGAGCTTTTGGGGATAGACTGGCGCTTTGAGACCAGCCTGGACGGCCACGTTCGTCTTCCAGCTTCCCAGCAACTCACCTTACCGGAGCACCAGTTCGAGCCGGAATACACCGTCACCGGTCATGCATCCTCAACGCTCCGCGAGTCCCTCCTTGAGAAGGTCTTCGACATGGCCGAACGCTATGTGAAGGCCACCCAGGACTATTATTCCCCTGGAATCATCGGCCCCTTCACCCTGCAAACTGCGGTGGACAAGGACCTCAACTTCTACATCTACGACGTCGCCCCGAGGACAGGCGGCGGAACCAACATCCACATGGCGATGGGGCACCCCTACGGAAACGCCCTCTGGAGGAAGCCGATGAGTACGGGAAGGAGGGTTGCCCTTGAGATAAAGCGCGCCCTTGAGCTCGACGAGCTTGAGAAGGTAGTCACGTGA
- the purM gene encoding phosphoribosylformylglycinamidine cyclo-ligase: MLTYAQAGVDDEKTARALRGIIGLAKKTFEFRRGKTGEPSGIGHYAALMDFGEFYLTMTTDGVGTKVLVAEAVGKFDTIGIDMIAMNVNDLLCVGAEPVALVDYLAVKEPDEMVFNEIAKGLYEGARQAGIAIVGGETAVMPDLINGFDLAGTAIGTVRKGEVITGQKIKPGDVVIGIASSGIHSNGLTLARKLLIPKYDLDYEYEGRKLWEWLLEPTRIYVKALLELLNSFEVHGLAHITGGGLTNLKRLTNYGFSIEMPPIDGIFRLIHENGVPLEEMFRVFNMGVGMVAVVPQEEKETALEILNKHFESFELGTVTEKEGIVVKNYGVRL; the protein is encoded by the coding sequence ATGCTGACCTACGCGCAGGCTGGAGTTGACGACGAGAAAACCGCGAGGGCCCTCAGGGGAATCATAGGGCTCGCGAAGAAGACCTTCGAGTTCAGGAGGGGCAAAACCGGTGAACCGAGTGGAATAGGCCACTACGCGGCGTTGATGGATTTTGGCGAATTCTACCTCACAATGACGACTGACGGAGTCGGAACCAAGGTGCTCGTGGCCGAAGCCGTCGGCAAGTTCGACACGATAGGGATAGACATGATAGCGATGAACGTGAACGACCTGCTCTGCGTTGGTGCCGAACCGGTGGCACTCGTTGACTATCTTGCCGTGAAGGAGCCGGACGAGATGGTGTTCAATGAGATAGCCAAGGGACTCTACGAGGGGGCGAGGCAGGCAGGGATAGCGATAGTCGGGGGAGAGACCGCGGTGATGCCGGACCTGATAAACGGCTTCGATCTGGCAGGAACGGCCATAGGTACGGTCAGGAAGGGAGAGGTAATAACCGGGCAGAAGATAAAGCCAGGGGATGTCGTCATCGGAATTGCCAGCTCGGGGATACACTCCAACGGTCTGACACTGGCGAGAAAGCTCCTCATCCCGAAGTACGACCTCGACTACGAATACGAGGGAAGAAAGCTCTGGGAGTGGCTTTTGGAGCCAACGAGGATTTATGTGAAGGCCCTTCTCGAACTGCTGAACAGCTTCGAGGTTCACGGACTGGCGCACATAACCGGTGGGGGCCTGACCAACCTGAAGCGCCTCACGAACTACGGCTTCTCAATCGAGATGCCCCCGATCGATGGAATATTCAGGCTGATTCACGAAAACGGCGTTCCTCTGGAGGAGATGTTCAGGGTCTTCAACATGGGCGTTGGCATGGTCGCGGTCGTTCCGCAGGAAGAGAAGGAAACGGCTTTGGAAATCCTCAACAAACACTTCGAGAGCTTCGAGCTTGGAACGGTCACGGAAAAAGAAGGGATAGTCGTGAAGAACTATGGGGTAAGGCTTTAA
- the purD gene encoding phosphoribosylamine--glycine ligase — MKVLLVGGGGRENAIGEALVRSGAELYVVSKHRNPGLARLANDYGLVRETDIEKVIEFAKGWGIELAFIGPEAPLEKGIVDSFEREGIPAVGPTKEAAQLETNKAFARALMEKYEIPGRKLFRVFEDVSEMRSWIDDFGRPVVVKPLGLTGGKGVKVVGYQLQDNEEAKAYAEELIRKDGKVLIEERTDGVEFTFQVFTDGKRVLSMPLAQDYPHAYEGDGGPITGGMGSYSCSSGLLPFVPRKDYEKALETLKATVEAMRKNGTPYRGILYGQFMLSKEGPVIIEYNARFGDPEAMNVLPLLKTSLLDIAEGIADGSLGKAEFERKATVVKYLAPKGYPLNPIKGVKVQVDEKAIAKTGAKLYYASIDENFTLLGSRAIAVVGVAGTLGEAEKIAQNAIGHVKGELFYRRDVGTRESVERRIRTMREFGKEFDPNSC; from the coding sequence ATGAAGGTTCTGCTCGTTGGAGGCGGCGGTAGGGAGAACGCCATCGGTGAGGCGCTCGTGAGAAGCGGCGCCGAGCTGTACGTCGTTTCGAAGCACAGAAATCCTGGGCTGGCCAGGCTCGCAAATGACTACGGCCTGGTTAGGGAAACAGATATCGAGAAAGTTATCGAATTCGCCAAGGGGTGGGGGATAGAGCTTGCCTTCATAGGTCCGGAGGCACCGCTTGAGAAGGGTATAGTCGATTCCTTTGAGCGTGAGGGCATCCCGGCGGTTGGGCCGACTAAAGAGGCCGCCCAGTTAGAGACCAACAAGGCCTTCGCCCGCGCCCTCATGGAGAAGTATGAGATTCCAGGCAGGAAGCTCTTCCGCGTCTTTGAGGACGTCTCCGAGATGCGTTCCTGGATAGACGACTTCGGAAGGCCGGTCGTCGTGAAGCCCCTTGGACTCACCGGCGGGAAGGGTGTTAAAGTGGTCGGCTATCAGCTGCAGGATAACGAGGAAGCCAAGGCCTATGCCGAGGAACTCATCAGAAAAGATGGAAAGGTTCTCATAGAGGAAAGAACCGACGGCGTTGAGTTCACCTTCCAGGTCTTCACTGACGGAAAGCGTGTCCTTTCGATGCCCCTTGCCCAGGACTATCCTCACGCCTACGAGGGTGATGGAGGCCCTATCACAGGCGGCATGGGGAGCTACTCCTGCTCCAGCGGTCTTCTCCCCTTCGTTCCGCGGAAAGACTATGAAAAGGCCCTTGAGACGCTTAAAGCTACCGTTGAAGCCATGAGGAAGAACGGAACGCCGTACAGGGGAATCCTCTACGGCCAGTTCATGCTCTCCAAAGAGGGTCCCGTCATAATCGAGTACAATGCCCGCTTCGGCGACCCTGAGGCAATGAACGTTCTCCCTCTCCTTAAGACGAGCCTGCTTGATATCGCCGAGGGAATCGCTGACGGCAGCCTCGGAAAGGCGGAGTTCGAGAGAAAGGCAACGGTCGTCAAGTACCTCGCTCCAAAGGGCTATCCCCTGAACCCGATTAAAGGAGTTAAAGTTCAGGTGGACGAGAAGGCCATCGCCAAAACCGGGGCGAAGCTTTACTACGCCTCCATTGACGAGAACTTCACGCTCCTCGGCTCCCGTGCCATAGCAGTCGTTGGAGTCGCCGGTACGCTCGGAGAGGCGGAGAAGATAGCCCAGAATGCCATCGGCCACGTGAAAGGGGAGCTGTTCTATCGCAGAGACGTTGGCACGAGGGAGAGCGTTGAGAGGAGAATACGAACCATGAGGGAATTTGGAAAGGAGTTCGATCCGAATTCATGCTGA
- the purE gene encoding 5-(carboxyamino)imidazole ribonucleotide mutase translates to MRVLVVMGSKSDSHIAEKVTAVLDEFGVEYDVEVASAHRNPKKVEELAKKDYDVFIAIAGLSAALPGVIAAHTVRPVIGVPVSAKLNGLDALLSIAQMPPGVPVAAMGIDNGKNAALLAIEILAVKNEELREKLEEYRKKMRA, encoded by the coding sequence ATGAGGGTGCTCGTGGTGATGGGAAGCAAGAGCGACTCCCATATAGCCGAGAAGGTTACTGCTGTTCTCGACGAGTTCGGCGTTGAGTACGACGTTGAAGTCGCCTCGGCTCACAGGAACCCAAAAAAGGTTGAGGAACTGGCCAAAAAGGATTACGACGTTTTCATAGCCATCGCCGGGCTGAGCGCCGCCCTTCCAGGGGTTATCGCAGCCCACACAGTTAGGCCAGTCATAGGAGTTCCGGTTTCGGCGAAGCTCAACGGCCTCGACGCCCTCCTTAGCATAGCCCAAATGCCCCCTGGAGTCCCGGTTGCAGCCATGGGAATAGACAACGGGAAGAACGCGGCATTACTGGCGATTGAAATTCTCGCGGTAAAGAACGAGGAGCTGAGGGAAAAGCTCGAAGAGTACAGGAAAAAGATGCGGGCATGA
- the purT gene encoding phosphoribosylglycinamide formyltransferase 2 gives MIKPRDELGTATTDSAQKIVLLGSGELGKEIAIEAQRLGVEVVAVDRYANAPAMQVSHRSYVGNMRDADFLFSVIEREKPDAIIPEIEAINLDALFELEKDGYFVVPNAKATWIAMHRERTRETLAKEAKVPTSRYAYATTLDELYEACESIGYPCHTKAIMSSSGKGSYFVKGPEDVPKAWEVAKKKARGSADKIIVEEHIDFDVEITELAVRHYDENGEIVTTFPRPVGHYQIDGDYHASWQPAEISEKAEREVYRIAKRITDVLGGLGLFGVEMFVKGDRVWANEVSPRPHDTGMVTLASHPTGFSEFGLHLRAVLGLPIPGEWVEDYRLFPILTPAATHVIKTNVSGYSPRFRGLAKAMSVPNSTIRLFGKPEAYPGRRLGVALAWDKEVGAAKRRAEMVAHMVELRTRCSEWHSQDYERRKHII, from the coding sequence ATGATCAAGCCCCGGGATGAGCTCGGAACGGCCACAACGGATTCTGCCCAGAAGATAGTGCTCCTCGGAAGCGGCGAGCTGGGAAAGGAGATAGCTATTGAAGCTCAGAGGCTGGGAGTTGAGGTCGTGGCGGTCGACCGCTACGCCAACGCTCCGGCGATGCAGGTTTCTCACCGTTCCTACGTGGGAAACATGAGGGATGCGGACTTCCTGTTTTCCGTGATTGAGCGAGAAAAACCCGATGCGATAATCCCCGAGATTGAGGCGATCAACCTCGATGCCCTCTTCGAACTGGAGAAGGACGGCTACTTCGTGGTTCCAAACGCGAAAGCAACCTGGATAGCCATGCACAGGGAGAGGACGAGGGAAACCCTCGCGAAGGAAGCCAAGGTTCCGACTTCACGCTACGCCTACGCGACCACTCTGGATGAGCTCTACGAGGCCTGTGAGAGCATAGGCTACCCCTGCCACACCAAGGCCATAATGAGCTCCTCAGGTAAGGGTTCCTACTTCGTTAAGGGGCCGGAGGATGTTCCGAAGGCGTGGGAAGTCGCTAAAAAGAAGGCTCGCGGCAGCGCCGACAAGATAATCGTGGAAGAACATATTGACTTCGACGTCGAGATTACCGAGCTTGCTGTGCGGCACTACGATGAGAACGGTGAAATCGTCACGACCTTCCCGAGACCGGTCGGTCACTACCAGATTGACGGCGACTACCACGCGAGCTGGCAGCCGGCGGAGATAAGCGAAAAGGCCGAGCGCGAGGTTTACAGGATTGCCAAGCGCATCACCGACGTCCTCGGCGGCCTCGGACTGTTCGGTGTAGAGATGTTCGTGAAGGGCGATAGGGTCTGGGCCAACGAGGTCTCGCCGAGGCCCCACGACACCGGCATGGTGACGCTGGCATCGCATCCAACGGGCTTCTCCGAGTTCGGACTGCACCTTAGGGCGGTTCTCGGCCTTCCGATTCCCGGCGAGTGGGTTGAAGACTACCGCCTGTTCCCAATCCTAACGCCAGCTGCCACCCACGTCATAAAGACCAACGTTTCCGGTTACTCCCCGCGGTTCCGCGGCCTGGCTAAGGCCATGAGCGTCCCCAACTCGACGATTCGCCTCTTTGGAAAGCCGGAGGCGTACCCAGGCAGAAGGCTGGGTGTTGCGCTTGCTTGGGATAAGGAGGTTGGAGCGGCAAAGAGGCGTGCCGAGATGGTGGCGCACATGGTCGAGCTTAGGACTAGGTGTTCAGAGTGGCACTCCCAGGATTACGAGAGGAGAAAACACATAATTTGA